A window of Apium graveolens cultivar Ventura chromosome 8, ASM990537v1, whole genome shotgun sequence contains these coding sequences:
- the LOC141678685 gene encoding uncharacterized protein LOC141678685: MAFLNTDEFFCSDHPVAEEAYIQLAAVFSQVRKQNQSEFFTIEKPRMQMDGTLQKERQISVDPVSMKESRKSPILIESPKKESVVLLPVTASPKDYGMPPLPLPPGKSRFLSYSLPGSPASSPKFSSALPKKKPHSQALNPQARQHSIALSRLAQLREKHLERSKSCGESRISAVNDEFDLWLTHANSRRYSNPSRTETRIDHQQHGKPKMQDSYDDDNFKCGAMCLFLPSFGKGKPVRSRKELPEKPHVISRSVSLEKFECASWSSSALMHENGTGDSSKFFDLPLELIQCSENDANFPVRSAFVFEKDRKGVMKNGSSRGTGRKSHESSRHVRFSSSSHAPHQPISTPPSPCITPRLLKAREDFNAFLEAQSA, from the coding sequence ATGGCGTTCCTTAATACTGATGAATTCTTCTGCTCAGACCATCCTGTGGCTGAGGAAGCCTACATCCAACTCGCAGCTGTCTTCTCACAGGTCAGAAAACAGAATCAATCAGAGTTCTTCACCATAGAGAAACCTCGAATGCAGATGGATGGAACTCTGCAAAAAGAACGACAAATTTCTGTGGATCCAGTATCTATGAAAGAATCCAGAAAGTCGCCCATTTTAATTGAATCACCCAAAAAAGAATCTGTGGTTTTGCTACCTGTCACCGCTTCTCCAAAAGATTATGGTATGCCTCCTCTGCCTCTCCCGCCTGGAAAATCAAGATTCTTGAGTTATAGCCTCCCGGGTTCTCCTGCTTCATCGCCTAAGTTCAGCTCAGCTCTACCTAAGAAGAAGCCCCATAGTCAAGCATTAAATCCTCAAGCTCGTCAACATTCTATTGCACTTTCTCGTCTGGCTCAGCTACGTGAAAAACACTTGGAAAGAAGCAAGTCTTGTGGAGAAAGCAGAATCTCTGCAGTGAATGATGAATTTGATCTTTGGTTGACTCATGCCAACAGCAGGCGCTACAGCAATCCTTCAAGAACTGAAACAAGAATCGATCATCAACAGCATGGCAAGCCAAAAATGCAGGATTCTTATGATGATGACAACTTCAAATGCGGGGCAATGTGCTTGTTCTTACCAAGCTTTGGAAAAGGAAAACCAGTGAGATCAAGAAAGGAGTTGCCCGAAAAGCCACATGTGATATCCAGGAGCGTTTCTCTGGAAAAATTTGAATGTGCATCATGGTCTTCATCTGCGCTTATGCATGAAAATGGTACTGGAGATTCTTCCAAATTCTTTGACCTGCCATTGGAGCTGATTCAGTGTAGTGAAAACGACGCAAATTTTCCTGTAAGATCAGCATTTGTGTTTGAAAAGGATCGGAAGGGTGTCATGAAGAACGGGTCATCAAGAGGGACAGGCAGAAAGTCCCATGAATCATCTCGCCATGTTCGTTTTTCGAGTTCGTCCCATGCTCCTCATCAGCCAATTTCAACACCACCATCACCTTGCATTACTCCAAGATTACTTAAGGCTAGGGAGGATTTCAATGCCTTCCTAGAAGCACAGAGTGCGTAA
- the LOC141678686 gene encoding ycf3-interacting protein 1, chloroplastic, translating to MALHLPLQASFSTTNTAASSSCCRTLSLSLSFTHHHSHPPVFRHTRRCSSLVVFANKEDTEVVVNSIQQQESDQSEPDPDPQDLEYVNQIKRVLDLLKKNRDMFFSEVKLTVMIEDPRDVERRRLLGIDDIDAPTRDELADALEEVNEGKIPKDRVVLQMLAEEMMQWPNLEVEIKKKGPRKSLYAKATDTGIDPEVAAKRLKIDWDSAAEIDDSDFKDERDVPSVLGFGALYLVSAFPIIIGISVVLILFYNSLQ from the exons ATGGCATTACACTTGCCACTTCAGGCATCATTCTCCACCACCAACACTGCAGCTTCTTCTTCTTGTTGCAGAACCTTATCCTTATCTCTATCTTTTACCCACCATCATTCACATCCACCTGTTTTTCGACATACAAGGAGGTGTAGCTCACTAGTAGTTTTTGCCAATAAAGAAGATACTGAAGTAGTGGTTAATTCAATACAACAACAAGAATCTGATCAATCTGAGCCTGACCCTGATCCTCAGGACCTTGAATATGTCAACCAAATTAAAAGG GTGTTGGACCTTTTGAAGAAAAACAGGGACATGTTCTTTAGTGAG GTTAAGTTGACAGTTATGATTGAGGATCCAAGAGATGTTGAGAGGAGAAGGTTGCTTGGGATTGACGATATTGATGCCCCAACAAGGGATGAATTAGCTGATGCATTAGAAGAA GTAAATGAAGGGAAGATTCCAAAAGATCGTGTTGTTCTTCAAATGCTTGCAGAAGAAATGATGCAATGGCCAAATTTAGAG GTTGAAATAAAAAAGAAAGGACCCCGCAAGTCTCTCTATGCAAAAGCCACAGATACAGGGATAGATCCTGAAGTTGCCGCAAAAAGACTCAAGATCGATTGGGATTCAGCAGCTGAAATTGATGATTCTGATTTCAAAGATGAACGTGACGTGCCTTCAGTTCTG GGATTTGGAGCATTGTACTTGGTCTCAGCATTTCCCATCATAATCGGTATATCTGTAGTATTAATTCTGTTTTACAATTCTCTCCAGTAA